From Aegilops tauschii subsp. strangulata cultivar AL8/78 chromosome 5, Aet v6.0, whole genome shotgun sequence:
ACCGCCAAGACACTTTCAAACTGTCATATGcaggaacatattcaaaaattggTAATCTCATGAAGCATATGCGGCATATCTTAATATGACGGATTAACGGTGTTATGTAAAGtaaatatgcacgatggcataacAGATCAAGAGTTTccactagcctattacaaggcgttttgatgccccaaaagaataattgtttcTCCACAAGTCTAGCAGGATGCAGAAGCTAAACCGGCCACCGGATTATGAATCCTGGCCGGGCTGACTTGAAGGTTGCGGATCATCTTGCGAGGGTTCATCCTCCTCTTCTCTACCTAGTtgctggaagtcaatggttgaccaatcgatcccagttaaggctttgaatacagcttcatcacttataagtgtggaggggtcaacatcaggggcataggtatgcttacggattggcggaATAAGAGTTGGAGCATAATAAGTTGGAGCATTAACCCGCTTGTTGTTGGCATCATAAATCGACTAATAATGTGAAAGATCAGTCTCTTCAGCTAATTTGCTAGCCAATGGACGCATTTCCCTCATTATGGCTCTGAGGTCGTCATTATCAAATTCTGACCCGTCCTCCTTTATGCTCGGGTAGCCGTTTTCAACATCGGCCGGATCAAGATCAGATATCCATGCTTTGGCCCGAGTTAATGCAGTCAGAGCGCCGGCCCTAGCAGTTGATTTCTTCAGTTCTTCAAACCGGGCAGGCATCATAGCCAGCCTTTCCAACGTCTCGTTGATCAAGGTTGGGGGCGGTTTATTATGTGAGGCTGTGAAGATGACCCGTTGTAcgccggtatataactgctctataagTGTATAGGCAGCTTTCAGTTTCCGACGCATATCCGAGCCAAGATGAGCAATGCGACTTCCTGCAGTATCAAAAACATCGGTAAACCGGCAGTTTCATAAAGGCTACATGTTTTAAGCTGAGGAAGAGGCTCTTTACCAAAAACAGCAGAGGTCATGGCATTTATTTGCCATTTTAAGCCAGTCAGCTCCTCTGCTACCGGATTCAGGGCCGCTTCAGCGTCCTCGGCCCTCTTTAGTAGAGTTGTTTTCTCTGTGTCCCAGCCTGCCCGCTCGTTTTTGAAGTCCTCCTCCAATTTCTCCATGGCGGCTAAAGCGCTGGTCAGCTCCTCTTTGGCCTTGGAAGTTTCTGCTTGTTGAGACTTGACATTTTCTTGAAGGTCGGCGATTTGGGATTCCTTTTTGCTAAGATCAGCCTGCAAGAGATTCAGTTTATAAGTCGGTAGTACatatttgaagtcccaagcacataatAAGTTatctacttggcacttgggggctaatgcctatcgcttttcttcaaaaattattacaagtcccaagctcaatacaagtattactcttggcacttgggggctaatgtatatttGCTCAAGTTCAAACTATAGATTTCTTTTTTCTTCGGTTTACAAAGGTGTTCAGCAAGAATGTGGAGATTTACAGCAgaaaagtcccggttcatcttgagaagataagccggcccttgggggctacacaggcAAAGTTGAAGTATTGCTATTttacaaagtcccggttcatattggtattataaaccggcccttgggggctactggagttgatagtCTAAACCGGACATAAGGGAAGAATACTTATGCAGAGTTAACAATATGTACCTCATATCTCTCCTTCATCATGTTCACTAAaacggcttcatagtcacggcttgTGTACAAACGGTTTAAAAACCCAGAATGAATATCTTGGGCGTTGAGGTGGGCATAATTTTCCAAGTCTGTTTTCCACTTGCCCTTGTCAACAGCAGAGATTTCTTCTTTGGCACTGTGTTTTGACAGAGCAATAGGGTTGCCAGGGGGTGTGTAGCCAAAGCCAGTAACTACAACATCATCCGTTTTGTCATCAGCAGCTTTGACCgggcttggcggtttatcagCAACTTTGACTGGGCTTGGCGGATTACCAGCATGACCTGTCGGATCAATTTACATCTGTCCAACAAATATTTCATGATCTTGCGGTGGCGGATCATCAAGAATAGCGTCAGCATTTGGTGCAAATTATTCTGGGGTCTTCTCCGGATAAGTTGTCGTGTTGTCATCAGCCGATTTATTCAACTTGGCCTTTTTACTGGCTCTGGCTTGAGCCCTGGAAATAATAAGTATAAATCAGGTCAGCATAAAGATCAAGTATAAGATATGAAGGATCAGTTAAATATACTCACCCAGGAACCGTCTTGAGGGTTGGAATTTGTGTCTctgttgactcgccagaggaagaatgggaagttccctgataatttgaatcagacggattaagaggttgTCGGAAATAACCTGCCTTGGGATAACGTGTGTCAGaagtataagagacctctgggCGGCGTTTACGAATCGgcgtgttcggtaaaccggaAGAAGTTACCACCTGGCCGctatgccgggttgtgcggcgagcttcatgttgctgtttcttcaaaagaaagtttggatccaagtgagctagagggtgagaaaatcttactttccggtttgcttgacagGTTATTGgagttggcagaggatctgagccggaggaaagaataattacctctgcgtCACCAGCATGACTAGCCTCTGCGTCACCCTGagaataatcattgtcaatgagatgtatgaaaaaggagccaagtgaatcaagttctacctcagACTCATGAttatcatcgtcatcatcaatgTGTAACTCGGTGGAATCAGCGGTTCTCTTCTGGGCGGGTTTCTTGGTGGCTTTGGTCTTGACACGAGGGTCTTGGCCGGTTTATCTTGCGGTtttttcttccagaacggatcatcaccctgtttAAAAATTGAAAAAGATCATAAGGAGGGATTAAGAATATGGATTAAAACAGGGGATTGGGCAATTCTTACAGCGGGCGGTTTATTTGAAGTGTAGAAAGGACTAAGCCTTGTTCTGCTGCAACTATCCACCAGTTCATCCAGCATTTTCTTGACGGATTCAGTAATTTCAGCATCAGACAGCTGGATATCAGTATGGCGTTGAGGGTCTTTCAAGTcccctatgtattcacacattaaaccggggcgacAGCTTAGAGGCAAGATACTCCAAGAGGCCCAACAACGGACAAAGTCGATGCATGTTAAACCGCTCGCCACAAATGCTCGGAGCTTTGAAAGCTGTGGTGCATAATTGGCATGTTCCTTTGCGCTGAGTCGTTGGGGAAATGGATGTGTATCGGTAAGCCGGTGAGCacgataacccggcagaggattctcgtcagctggagatgtatcttggcaatagaaccaagtctgattccagtctttggggtgactatgatgtttggcgtgagggaagctgacatctttccttttctgaattgaaaccccgccaagttcagtattgggcccATCCGTAAATTTAGTACGGTGGTTTAAATAGAAGAAGTCTCTGAACAGTTCAACAGTGGGTTCTtcttgcagataagcttcacaaaacacttgaaagttgcaaatattggacacggagttaggtccaatatcttgagggtggaGTTGGAAGCTATGAAGCACATCACGGAAAAATCTTGATCCGGGAGGGCTAAACCCTCGACTCGGATGATCAACGAACACAATCACTTCTCCATCCTTAGGCTtaggaggattttctggaccgGGGACTCTCCAGTGGATGTTTTCCTTTTTTGCTAAAGCGTCAGTTGCTACGCACCCGTTTAGTTGTTCTTCCGTAACCCGGGAGGGAACCCAATTACAGGAATAAAAGGATTTGGCCATTGATTTGATAACCTGAAAGAAGATTTATGCCGGTTTAAGGATCATGGTTGATTCGTCAAAGGTTAAGAGGCAGAAAGTGTTGGAGCATGTATAAATGTTAAACCGGAGATTGACATTATCAAGTTACAAAGATGAGCGCttggcggtttaagaggggactaatggtgcCTGGCGGGTTATTACTTTCTGAAATTAAACTGCCTACACAGATACTGAAGCTATAAATCTGAAGTTGGAAAAAGGCTAAGTGctgaaaaacaggtttcacagattggGATTATAATTTTGGATCTAATGCGCATCAGGAAATAAACATATATTCAGATTGAAAATGGGCGCTGGAGCAGTTCATCAGATCCAGATGGGACTTTCTATACAAAAGAGGATGCGCTAATGATACAAAAGGAGGACTATAGCTACTACCGCGCAGGAAAATATCAAGTATGAATCCGTTATTTATGCTACGGTGAAGAACAGGTGAAGAACAACGACGGACTTCCATGAGGCTCGCGCGAACCCTAATCAGATCTACGGAAGGGAAAGAGGAAGAACTCACCGAGGCTGTTGAATGACGGAGATGTGCGAGTAGAATCTGGTCcaaacaggttgatgcagcggcctatGTTGAAGCAGAGGCGAAGTTCAACGGCGGCGACGGAGCTCGAAGTGCTAGGGCATCGAAAGGAAGACGACGAGACGAACAGGCACGGGGGGGAGAAAAGTGAAAGGACCCCCGGTCCTATTTATAAGGAGAATGGATAAGTGGCAAGCGCGGGAATCGAGGATGTCAAAAAACGGATATGTGACAGGGATgtcgcctcgattttcggaggtTCATTAAAAAGGTGATGTATATATGATTTtttaataacaggtgacgtcatggcggattaccatgatcttggaagatgacgtcactGCGAGTTACAAGGATTTCATGAAGGTGTTAAAAAAGGAATTttcctaagtgttgaagattgacatgaacaagttcaaatcaacctggggcctaatgttggggatataactattgagtataaaccgcccaggaggggccgggttatgctcATAGTGAGTTACCCATATTTGAACCCCATGAAGACATGGAAGATGGCGCTTTACGAAGGAGGCTTAATAGTAAGGCCAAAAGCCCAAAGGCGGGTTAGGGCCCAATAATGTAAACCGCCATAagatgtatgacttgtattgtaagataggaaagagtagaaactgagccggacacgtttatgagccggccgggattctgtgaaccgccgggttaacctgtgtatataaagggacaacccggcggcgatttagggacaagaaacaacaacttgagagccaggcaaagcgtattcgctccctggtcatcgaaaccttagcaataccacctcaaactggattaagcctttaccttcaccgtaaggggccgaaccagtataaactccccaTGTCCTTTGTcttgtttaacccctttaagctaacctcatcgcaatggctccacaaataagtccttccatgaggacatctgccgtgacacaACCACGACAGGAGCTGACCCAAGGCCGGGTTGAGGAACGCGCCAAAGGTGGGACTGGCTTGTGGAGAAGTCTTGGTGTGCTTGGTTCGGCCACCTTGAGCTGGTCGTTGGGGCCGGGTTGAGGAGTACGTCCGGGTTGGAGAGTTTGGCCGGGTCGAGGGGCTTGGCCGGGttgagcgacccggccaagcacgAGCCGGCTTGAGGGGCGTTGCTagccccgttgtttttgaaaaggatccgggttccgttgcctacCTAGGGTTCATCCCCCTGACACAtgccttgataaagttttgaagaagttcaaaatggatcagtcaaagaaagggttcttgcctgtattacaaggtgtgaagttgagtgagactcaatgcccgaccactgcagaagatagagagaaaatgaaagtcattccctatgcctcagccataggttctatcatgtatgcaatgttgtgtaccagacctgatgtgtgccttactATAAGTATAACAGGGAGGTACcgaagtaatccaggagtggatcactggacagcagtcaagaacatcctgaaatacctgaaaaggactaaggatatgtttctcgtttatggaggtgacaaagagctcgtcgtaaatggttacgtcgatgcaagctttgacactggtCTGGATGACTctagtcacaaaccggatacatatttataatgaatggtggagctgtcagttggtgcagttccaagcagagcaacgtggcgggatctacgtgtgaagtggagtacatagctgcttcgaaagcagcaaatgaaggagtctggatgaaggagttcatatccaatctaggtgtaatacctagtgcatcgggtccaatgaaaatcttttctgacaatactggagcaatagccttggcgaaggaatccagatttcacaagagaaccaaacacatcaagagacgcttcaattccatccgcgatcaagtcaaggagggagacatagagctttgcaaaatacatacggatctgaatattgcagacccgttgactaagcctcttccacgagaaaaatatgattagcaccaagactccatgggtgttagaatcattactatgtaatctagattattgactctagcgcatgtgggagactgaaggaaatatgccctagaggctataaacaaagtttttatttatatttccttatatcatgataaatgtttattattcatgctagaattgtattaaccggaaacatagtacatgtgtgaatacatagacaaacagagtgtccctagtatgcctcaacttgactagctcgttaatcaaagatggtagtttcctggccatagacatgtgttgtcatttgatgaacgggatcacatcattagagaatgatgtgatgtacaagacccatccgttagcttagcataaatgatcgtttagttttattgctattgctttcttcatgacttatacatgttcctctgactatgagattatgcaactcccgaataccgaaggaacaccctgtgtgctatcaaacgtcacaacgtaactgggtgattataaagatgttctacaggtgtctccgaaggtgtttgttgggttggcatagatcaagattaggatttttgtcactccgtgtatcggagaggtatctctgggccctctcggtaatgcacatcactataagccttgcaagcaatgtgactaatgagttagttgcaggatgatgcattacggaacgagtaaagagacttgtcggtaacgagattgaactaggtatgatgataccgacgatcgaatctcgggcaactaacataccgatgacaaagggaacaacgtatgttgttatgcggtttgaccgataaagatcttcgtagaatatgtaggagccaatatgagcatccaggttccgctattggttattgaccggagatgtgtctcggtcatgtctacatagttctcaaacccgtagggtccgcacgcttaacgttcgatgacgatttgtattatgagttatgtgattttgatgaccgaagattgttcggagtcccggatgagatcacggacatgacgaggagtctcgaaatggtcgagaggtaaagattcatatattggaaggttgcattcggacatcggaatggttctgagtggttcaggcattttttcggagtaccgaggggttaccggaaccccccgggggaaatcatgggcctcatgggccatgggAGAGAAGAGGGGACAACCCACAAGGGGGAGGCtcccccccccaaggggagtccgaataggaaggggaggggcgctgcccccctttccctcatcgatcccctcctctccttccctctttccccctctccggaaaaggaaagggagtccaagtaggattgggagtcctagttggactcccctctttggcgcgccccctaggccggccgcctcctccccctcctttatatacgggggaggggggcaccccaaaggcacaacaagtcttctcttagccatgtgcggtgcccccctccacagtttaacacctcggtcatatcgtcgtagtgcttaggcgaagccctgcgccggtaacttcatcattaccgtcgccacgccatcgtgccgacaaaactctccctcgtcctcaactggatcaagagctcgagggacgtcatcgtgctgaacgtgtgcagaacatggaggtgtcgtacgttcggtacttggatcggttggatcgtgaagacgttcgactacatcaaccgcgttactaaacgcttctgcttttggtctacgagggtacgtggacacactctccccgctcgttgctatgcttctcctagatagatcttgcgtgatcgtaggaatttttttgaattactacgttccccaacaggaggcTGCTCGGAAGATGGACTCCAAGAAGGACCACTGGATTAGGGATCGGGTGCCTACCCCCTCCCCCAACGATGGCTCCTTTCCGGCATAGGACGCGGCTGCCCTGGCCTATTTATGTGAGATCGAGGTTGCCAATGTCGCCAACCGCTCATGGCCAGCGTGAAACAAGACCACCCTGGCCGGTTTCCGCAAGATTGGGTCCTCCAATGCTACATTATGCGGCGGCACGTCCCGCACCGTCACCGCGGCCACCACAAATAGTTTAGTTAATTCTATATGTATTGGGTCGCACTGCGACTCAAGACCTATGTATGATCAAAAATCGTTTGAAGTTCATAGCTCAATGTAGTTCAGTGAATCGTTCTCAATTTTACCTATAAATCGGTGATGTACTCTCTCGGTGGAGGTCTACAACGACGGCGTTCTCCTCCAGATAGCCACAACCGTGCCCTCCCCTTCGTGAGCCGCCTCGGTCTAATATGCAGCCCACCAGATCTGCCATAATGACGCCTTGGTTCATCAGAGGCCTCGATGGATGGCGGTCCCCATCAAAGTCTCGCTCAAGATTTGGCACGCTTGGGGAGGTGAACATGGCGGGGTGCTAGGGTTATGGAAGGGATGGGCAAGGAAAGGAAAATGAAGAAGGGTGAAGGAGAATCCACATCGAAATAGAAGGGAAATGGGTGTGGGTGATGTACTCACAAACCAGGAGTAGTTCTGATACTAAAAATACATGTGATGTACGGAAACTAGAACCGGTTTCATAGTACCAATACCTCAACCTTTTACTACAGGTGGTTTCAGAGTTCTAACTGCCCTCTGTACTTTGGTTAACAAAAATAACCGCCTCCGACGGGACACTACATGTGGCTTTGCTTTGCCTTGAACAAAACCACTTCTGAGGCACGCTTCTAATGCCTGATTATGTACTAGTGCACTTAAAAATGCTAGCACGCCATTCTTAACACATTTGTGCTAGAGACACATTCAAATTATATGTATGCCGCATAGACCCTTGTGGTATATAAACAAACTAGTTTATTACATGTGCCCTTGGGAAATATGATTATCAATTGAATCAAGGTTAACATTCAAACCGTCTTTGCTTCTACTTCACTTTTGTTACATCACCAATGATAATACAGTATTCGCACCGGATGATGGTTGACTGTGTGATTTTGTTCTTCATTTTCAAAACTCGGGCAAAAGCTTTGTCACATCACATTAAATAAGAAGAGTTTACAAGAAAAAAACAAAGAGTCAAGTGCTCGGTTACTGAAAGGATCGAAACGATGACTGGGGGGGTTGAATAGGCGACTACAAATTTTAACTTAATTGGAAAAAGATGCATGTAAAGCCATTGGGCCCCGGCGCCCTGATACTTGCATAACTTTTGGCAGCCGCACGCACTTCCTTCGCAATGAACACCCCACCGAGAGAAGTAAATCGCAAGAGGCGAGATTCATGACTGGCCACTTAAAGTCTCAGTGACGGACGACCAGGCCCGGCCCATAGGCCGGGCAAACGGGACGCCCGCCCTGGGCCCCCAGAAGGCAGGGGCCCCAGCCCAGCTAGTATTTCCTCTATAGTACGTACGAAGACCAAAAAATCAACGAGGGATTCAGCGTCTTCTCGTCATCCCTTGCTCCTCGACTCCTCATCCCCAAATCCCAAACCCCCATAATTGCGCCGCCGTTCCCGTGCGTCACGCCGTCTCCGATTTCAAGGTCGCCGTTGGCCATTAATGGAGACTAGAAAGCCGCAAATCTGCTTCCCAATCGGCTCTCCTTCCTTTCTCGATGTTCTGCTCGTTCCCCATCAGCTAGACATTGGAGAGACAGACAGCCCCTACGTGTTCTTCTCTTCCTGCCCCTAATCCCGTTCATCCTCGATTAAATAGCTCTGCCCTCTAAGAGATTCACATCTGCCCGCCCTGCTCCCCTGCATAGGTCTTCTTCTGTAGTTCGGCTCTTCGGTGGATCCAAGTGTGGTGGAGAACCTGGGGAGTGGGAATTATTCAGTTCATGGTGTCGTCTTCTCGTTCGCATTGACTACTGCAACCTGCGGATCTGCTGATCTGGCTACCTACATCCACATCAATCAACATTCAGGTGCTTTTGTTCCCTGTTTTAACCATTTTATGCTTGTTGTTCCTGTTTAGTGACATGTCCTCTAGAAAGTATTTATCAGGTATTAGTAACAAAAGGAAGAGAAAAAAGCAAATATATGTAGAGGTAAAATCCCTAAATGGGTCACTTGACAAAATTTTCACAACTAGTAGTTCTCCTCGAGATCCCCTGGAATTGGCCATAATAAGTGCTGAAGAACAATCAACTGAGAATACGGATGCTACTGATCATGATACGAACGAGGATAATAATAATTCCAGTGAGCATGAAAACGTAACTCATTCACCAAATTATGAATCACCGAGTGTCCATAAACAACAACTATTCACCGTTGATATTTTTGATCCACAACACTGGGATAATCTGGATGATAAGGCTAGAGATATTTTAGTTGAGAAGCGTCCTGTAAGAAATGATGATATTGTGTTCCCTCCTGATAGTAATTCTAGACATTTTCACAAACTTTATTATTCCAGAAAGTTGAGCAATGGAGAGGTACATGACAGGAATTTGATGGTAACACAAAACATCTTAGTAGCAACCAGTTTTGACATGAATTTTTGTTTTGCAGAACATAATGAAGTCTCTGTTCATACTTAGAAACGCAAGCTTTGGTCGAACTACATCATTTCATTACTATCATGGTGTGTAGTTCACTTGGCCAATATAAATAAAGTGCATTGTCAGTTTTAGAGTCCAAATTAAGATCATCAGGATATGCTATGTACTACTGGATATTACTTTGCTTTTGAAATAGAAAATATTTTGATCTTTTAAGTAAACAAGGGCCCCTTATTTCTGTTTTGCCCCTGGGCCCCATGTATCTATGGGCCGGCCCtgtcgacgacgacgacgaactCCTTTCTTCATCCTCGAGTAGAAATGTGGACGGgtgatttttattttattttggacAATGAAATGTTGGTGGGTGATGATGCGCTCTTGATCCTCATGCTGCTTCTGCTCTTGAACATGAGCTGAGTCAAACAAGAGCAGCAGGCAACAACTCCCTGGCAGATGGGCCCTGCCTGGCAGCCAGCCCAAATCGAAGCCGATGGGAGCCAGTGGACCGCAGCCGCAGGAGCCGCCCACCTCGCCGTCTTCCATCTCGAACGGACCCGGCCCCGGCCCCAGCCGTCAGCCCCTCCTCGCACCAAAACCCTAGGACGGGACGGGCACGGCCGCGCCTCCCTCCCTCCACCCGAGCCTAGCCCACAGTCCACCGCGGAGCCCAAAACCCTAACCCCCCACCCCACCTCCCAACTATTAAAGCCTCCGCCCAAGAAATCCGGCGCACGCACGCTCGCCCCTCCTATCCCGTCATCTCTTTCCTCCCCCCTCGGCGCAGCAACAGAGGTACGGTACGGCctgccccctcccctcccccccgcTCCGCCCCGCCCCGCCCTAGGGTTCCGGGTCCGCGGCCCAGATTTGGCCGCTTCCGCGCCCAGAAACCGCGCCTCACCCGTTTGCTTCGCCGGTTTCCGTGCAGAGATGGCGGCgctggcgacggcgacggcggtcCACGGGAGCCAGGCGGCGGGCGCGCTGGCCGTCGCCGCGCAGAGgctgctggtcctcctcgctctTGCGGTGAGCCTCCGGCGCCCCTCTCCACAACTTACTACCTCCGCCTTGTTATTGTGCCTGCGCGCGCTGCCTCCCTTGTTATTTCGTTTGTTGTTACGAGTTGCTACCAGATTGGCTCGTTGACCGTGATTCCAGCGCCCGTGGAATCGAATTTCCTTTGTTCGTTAGGCGAGGCAAGGTGTGGTTTGCGTTCCTGAGGGTTTGACCCAAGGAATCCGGCTGGCTTGGCCCCTAGATCTGGAGGTGTATGCCCTTGACCGTAATGCTTAGGCAATTTTGGCCTCTGTGTCCTGCTAAACAGTGCTTGTTTCGTTTCCGCGGTTGGTTTCTGCGACTAGATCTAGGCAGATCTAGGTGGCTGCATTAGGGGAGGTACGGTTGCAGGTGCAAACCTAGGCCAGTACATTGTGCCAACACAGAAAAATATCTGTCTGCATTGCATCAGGGCAGGTGTTGATGATTCCAGGCCTCAACTCTGCCAAGCCTCAAGAAGAAGATTGTTATTGTAGGGTTTTGCCAGTTGTAGAGCACGATGATTACCCAAAACTACTTTCGGCGCTTGGACTCCACCTGTGTCCCATCATGGAGCGCTTTTTTTTGTTTCCGAGTGTCATTCGGACTCGGGACGTGGGTTTGTTACCGTGCCCTGTTTGGTTAGAGCAGTAAATGATGCTGTGAATAAGGTTTAGGTGGGCGAATGGATAACGGTTACCGTTACAGTGGTAGTTTCCTAGCAATTGTCGCGTGTGATTGGCCGTAGGTTCACTCCACTATATAAAAAAAGGTTAGGTTCTCAGTTATGTTTTTGGCAGTGTTTTATTAAGTTCCAATAAAATTATTGTGATTACGTTTGCTGTTGGGAATTAGCTCTTACGGAAGCCCTTCAATTAATTTAATTAAAAAAAGTATGTACTGTGGCTGTTGAATGAGTGTCGTATTTGCGGAAAGCCTAGGCAGGGTTTTTTGTGATGTTAACGGAAACACCCAAACTGGTTTTATTGAAAATCCCTGCACTGTGACTGTAGAATTAAATGTCATCTCTTATGTCAATAATAAATAAAATTGTAGTGCCGTGGTTATTCTGTATACCAAGGGATTGCTTACTGATCATGGTTGAATAAGCTTTTGTATATGCATTTATTTATATCATCGAATTGTTATGATAACCTTATTTCTTATTACTACCTATCTTCCTGTGCTGATGTGACTTGAATCATGTTCAGATGGAAGCTGTAAACAATGGAGCCGATATCTTCACTGAAGACCAGCAAGAAATTATCAAGTAAATTCATTACCCTATTCTGCATATGACTTCCACTGCAATGTATAGTTTTCTGTTGCTGACTGGTTTGTGCAATGCTTTAGGCAATTTGGCAGAATCAAATCCGAGACTGTGCCTGAGAACAAGGATGCAGGGTCTGATGacgatgacgacgatgatgaagatgaggatgatgaaactggtgatgctg
This genomic window contains:
- the LOC109752569 gene encoding uncharacterized protein — encoded protein: MAALATATAVHGSQAAGALAVAAQRLLVLLALAMEAVNNGADIFTEDQQEIIKQFGRIKSETVPENKDAGSDDDDDDDEDEDDETGDADDDDADAGEDFSGEEGEDDDEDDDPEANGDDAGAGSDDDDGDDDDDDGEDGEDDDDDDEDEDEEDEEDEDQPPAKKKK